The Hydrogenobacter hydrogenophilus genome has a window encoding:
- a CDS encoding polyprenol monophosphomannose synthase, which translates to MRALVVLPTYNEADNIDKVLERVLQHPFVDVLVVDDNSQDGTQERVQRWMEKTQRVNLLKRHTKLGLGTAYVEGFKWGLERDYDLFFEMDADLSHDPSDIPRFVEKVEEGCDLVIGSRYTKGTISVVGWDFKRLLISKFANFYATTILGVRQFTDITSGYRCYKREVLEKIDLKAIKSNGYAFQIEMFYKTYKLGFRVCEIPIIFYERNSGASKMSKKIALEAAIMVWRLKLAKT; encoded by the coding sequence ATGAGAGCGCTGGTAGTCCTACCCACTTATAACGAAGCGGACAACATAGATAAGGTACTTGAGAGGGTTTTACAACATCCTTTTGTAGATGTGCTCGTGGTAGATGACAATTCCCAGGATGGCACACAGGAGAGAGTCCAAAGGTGGATGGAGAAGACCCAGAGAGTGAATCTCCTAAAAAGACATACAAAGCTTGGACTTGGTACTGCGTATGTGGAGGGCTTCAAGTGGGGACTTGAGAGAGACTACGATCTTTTCTTTGAGATGGATGCGGACCTCTCTCACGATCCTTCAGACATACCAAGGTTTGTAGAAAAGGTAGAAGAAGGGTGCGACCTTGTGATTGGTTCAAGATACACAAAAGGGACTATAAGTGTAGTAGGTTGGGACTTTAAAAGGCTTCTCATATCTAAGTTTGCAAACTTCTATGCAACTACTATACTTGGTGTAAGACAGTTTACAGACATCACCAGTGGATACAGATGCTACAAAAGGGAGGTACTAGAGAAAATAGACCTAAAGGCTATAAAGTCCAACGGTTATGCTTTCCAAATAGAGATGTTCTACAAGACTTACAAACTTGGCTTTAGAGTTTGCGAGATACCCATAATATTTTACGAAAGAAACAGTGGTGCTTCAAAGATGAGTAAAAAAATAGCCTTAGAAGCGGCAATTATGGTGTGGAGGCTTAAGCTTGCAAAAACATAA
- a CDS encoding thiazole synthase, which produces MLDVEKLLEEDPLEIAGRTFRSRLIIGSGKFKSFQQNKEVLEASGAEIITVAVRRVNITDPNKENLLDYIDPKKYLILPNTAGCYTAEEAIKTAMLAREATGINWIKLEVIGDQKTLLPDMEETLKAAKILVKEGFVVLPYIFDDPVYAKKFEDVGCAAVMPLAAPIGSGLGLQNPYNIMFIKESVSIPVIVDAGIGSAADIPPVMELGVDAILTNTALAEAKDPIKMAVAMKYAVIAGRLSYLAGRMPKRTYAVPSSPLKGVPYKS; this is translated from the coding sequence ATGCTTGATGTGGAAAAGCTCTTAGAGGAAGACCCACTTGAAATAGCAGGAAGGACATTTAGGTCAAGGCTCATAATAGGCTCTGGAAAGTTCAAAAGCTTTCAGCAGAATAAGGAAGTCCTTGAAGCGAGCGGTGCGGAAATAATAACGGTAGCAGTCAGAAGAGTTAACATTACAGACCCAAATAAGGAAAACTTGTTAGATTATATAGACCCCAAAAAGTACCTAATACTTCCCAACACTGCTGGTTGTTATACTGCAGAAGAGGCCATTAAAACCGCCATGCTTGCAAGAGAAGCCACAGGCATAAACTGGATAAAGCTTGAGGTTATAGGAGACCAAAAAACACTCCTTCCGGACATGGAAGAGACCCTGAAAGCTGCTAAAATTTTGGTGAAAGAAGGTTTTGTGGTACTTCCTTACATATTTGATGATCCTGTTTATGCCAAAAAGTTTGAAGATGTAGGCTGTGCAGCGGTTATGCCCTTGGCAGCACCCATAGGATCAGGACTTGGACTTCAAAACCCCTACAACATTATGTTTATCAAAGAGTCTGTTTCTATCCCCGTTATAGTGGACGCTGGTATAGGAAGCGCCGCTGACATACCACCCGTTATGGAGCTTGGCGTTGATGCCATTCTTACCAACACTGCTCTTGCAGAAGCAAAGGACCCCATAAAGATGGCAGTAGCCATGAAGTACGCAGTGATAGCAGGTAGGCTCTCTTACCTTGCAGGTAGAATGCCAAAGAGAACATACGCAGTTCCCTCTTCTCCTTTAAAGGGTGTTCCTTACAAATCATGA
- a CDS encoding glycosyltransferase family 4 protein: MRIIHFIYDHINNPWVGGGGAVRAFEIYKRLAKKGYQITVVSGNYPKAQEGEKESIKFLFLGSDKNYIISTFSYALRAKSFLGKHYKDYDLIVEDFAPWNPIFAYRYQDKKPVVLQLQNYEGINILKKYFLLGLPFFLVERFYPKRYKHIISLSEFLNRAYKIKAQVIPSGVDKVENGFELGHYVAYLGRLDITQKGLDLLAKAIKELKHIKFKIAGDGKDREKFLKMVDGCKNMEYLGRLTGEEKVNFIKGSKFLVMPSRYEGQGIVALESASCGKPVIVSDIPVFSYVVQAGFGVSFRKDDPKDLTEKIKFLYERDDLVLEMGKKGVEFAKEHTWDKISERYEEYIKSLA, from the coding sequence ATGAGGATAATTCACTTCATCTACGATCACATAAATAACCCTTGGGTAGGTGGCGGTGGAGCGGTAAGAGCTTTTGAAATATACAAAAGGCTTGCCAAAAAAGGCTATCAAATAACAGTGGTAAGCGGAAATTATCCAAAGGCTCAAGAAGGCGAAAAAGAAAGCATAAAGTTTTTGTTTTTAGGTTCTGACAAAAACTATATTATTAGTACCTTCTCTTACGCTTTAAGAGCCAAAAGTTTTTTGGGCAAACATTACAAAGATTACGACCTAATAGTAGAAGACTTTGCACCTTGGAATCCCATTTTCGCATACAGGTATCAAGATAAAAAGCCTGTGGTTCTCCAACTCCAAAACTACGAAGGGATAAACATCTTAAAAAAGTATTTCCTTCTTGGATTACCCTTTTTCTTAGTGGAAAGGTTTTACCCAAAAAGATACAAACACATAATTTCCCTTTCTGAATTTTTAAACAGAGCTTACAAGATCAAAGCTCAGGTAATACCCAGCGGTGTTGATAAAGTTGAGAATGGTTTTGAGTTGGGACATTATGTTGCTTACCTTGGCAGGCTTGATATAACTCAAAAAGGCTTGGATCTTTTAGCAAAGGCTATAAAGGAGTTAAAACACATAAAATTTAAGATAGCTGGTGATGGAAAAGACAGAGAGAAGTTTTTAAAAATGGTAGATGGTTGTAAAAATATGGAGTATTTGGGAAGACTAACGGGAGAGGAAAAGGTTAATTTCATCAAAGGTTCAAAATTTTTAGTCATGCCTTCAAGGTACGAAGGACAGGGGATAGTAGCTCTTGAGTCTGCGTCCTGCGGAAAACCTGTGATTGTTAGCGACATTCCCGTGTTCTCTTATGTGGTGCAGGCAGGGTTTGGTGTTAGCTTTCGCAAAGATGACCCTAAGGACCTTACGGAAAAAATAAAGTTCTTGTACGAAAGAGATGATCTGGTGCTTGAGATGGGCAAAAAAGGCGTAGAGTTTGCCAAAGAACACACTTGGGACAAGATATCCGAGCGCTACGAGGAGTATATAAAGAGTTTAGCATGA
- the hemG gene encoding protoporphyrinogen oxidase, which translates to MMEVAIIGSGISGLSVAHHLKKAGVEVKVFEKEEVLGGNIQSEYIDGYLCELGPQTVLADSKMEDFLKDLHLEPIYANPSSKKRYIYKKGRLVALPLSPLEFITSPFLSFSGKLRLLREPFVPKSPKKEESIAEFVRRRFGKEFLDYVVAPFVSGVYAGDPEELSVKYAVRKVYELEERYGSVIRGAIKLKALGPSGKLISFKDGNKTLINKLSEKLEVLKGNVVLRIRRKDEFFLLDTKEGKFSAKAVVVATPSTSASYLLRDLSWSVSEEFDKIYYAPVLVMHISVNAGSLPEGFGFLVPRREGKRILGVIFSSQLFAGRSPKGKDLLTLYLGGATDPQIVDYSDEAVVSIVEKELKEILKIEHFEIIRITRWKKGIPQYTLGYGRYLDLANSIEKEQPGLFLTGNYLYGVSVADCIRASYQVAQRVLEFLELKKGAVV; encoded by the coding sequence ATGATGGAAGTTGCGATAATAGGAAGCGGTATATCTGGTCTTTCGGTAGCTCATCATCTAAAAAAAGCTGGTGTAGAAGTAAAGGTCTTTGAAAAGGAAGAGGTTTTGGGAGGAAACATACAGAGTGAATACATAGATGGGTATCTGTGTGAATTGGGACCTCAGACAGTTCTTGCAGATAGTAAGATGGAAGATTTTTTAAAGGACCTGCATTTAGAACCCATATATGCCAACCCATCTTCCAAAAAAAGGTACATATATAAAAAGGGCAGGCTCGTTGCTCTTCCCCTTTCTCCTTTGGAGTTTATCACATCACCCTTCCTGTCCTTTAGTGGAAAACTCAGGCTCCTGAGAGAACCCTTTGTGCCCAAATCTCCCAAAAAAGAAGAGAGTATAGCGGAGTTTGTAAGGCGCAGGTTTGGAAAAGAGTTTTTAGATTATGTGGTTGCACCCTTTGTGTCTGGAGTTTATGCGGGAGACCCAGAAGAACTTTCCGTAAAGTATGCGGTCAGAAAAGTGTATGAGCTTGAAGAAAGGTACGGAAGCGTTATAAGGGGTGCCATAAAGTTAAAAGCCTTAGGTCCTTCTGGAAAACTCATATCTTTTAAAGATGGCAATAAAACCTTAATAAACAAACTTTCAGAAAAACTTGAAGTGCTCAAAGGAAATGTAGTCCTAAGAATAAGAAGGAAAGATGAGTTTTTCCTTTTGGACACCAAGGAGGGTAAGTTTTCAGCCAAAGCGGTAGTAGTTGCTACACCCTCTACATCCGCAAGCTACCTCCTCAGAGATCTCTCTTGGAGCGTGTCAGAAGAATTTGATAAGATTTACTATGCGCCTGTACTTGTGATGCACATATCCGTAAATGCGGGTAGTCTGCCAGAGGGCTTTGGCTTTTTGGTGCCAAGAAGGGAAGGCAAAAGAATACTTGGTGTGATATTCTCCTCACAGCTCTTTGCGGGTAGAAGCCCCAAAGGAAAGGACCTGCTTACCTTATACTTAGGTGGAGCTACAGATCCGCAGATAGTAGATTACTCAGACGAAGCAGTGGTGAGCATTGTAGAAAAAGAATTAAAGGAAATACTAAAAATAGAGCATTTTGAAATTATAAGGATAACGCGCTGGAAGAAGGGAATACCTCAGTACACGCTGGGATACGGTAGGTACTTGGACTTGGCAAATTCCATAGAAAAGGAACAACCAGGTCTATTTCTAACGGGCAATTACCTTTACGGTGTATCCGTAGCAGATTGTATTAGAGCATCTTATCAGGTAGCACAGAGGGTTTTAGAATTCCTTGAACTCAAAAAAGGTGCTGTGGTATAA
- a CDS encoding protein O-mannosyl-transferase family has product MIFLLLSLFAFFYTFSSSKVINTGDAGEFAVGAITLGLAHPSGYPLYMEVLKLFSFLPLGSVPFRMVLASVVFSLLSLYMLYRLVHTLTGNALVSLFPVALLGVSYSFWGQSVVMKFYMLNLFIISLLLYFGLKVILEGYDRRLSFLGSFLLGLSLANHHTAVLVVIPLVYVSILYFRPFLKNLPFSIFFFLLGFWANLHMFIRGNRVFVPNPVYDLNSFWEVFLRKPYQQGSSPEVAKGLFADPMGYYYALKNLFIIFKTNFPIYAFPLFLLGILWAFRFSRRVGIYLSLFFLAYSLLLAKMTFSFPLIKSDGWYIGAHQYFLPALFGFALFCGLGLYWVVDLLKRTELLKVALPASLSVYALVGVFDRLIDQNFNDNYVAYSISKSIISSLPVGSLYLTYGDNHTFGSWYFKYLARYRQDICSNDYLSPDSNTLIPRGCYPQKLYKDSYLFSSFFKGNFAEFASSGRLYSIVFLKPPNPLAEFFKNEFWVFSFALIPKNLQVPENVWTKRLLRYEELENLSMLDCANYMTDDRFSATLCNYSLPMFAYLISRVEVSKQTGLLNYDVRYMGNTFRVSVNRPGDKSHPGAEFEIKVGPENKNLIDLYNRVMQNNKLERFIYYPYTAEARGSLR; this is encoded by the coding sequence GTGATATTCCTTCTTTTGTCTCTTTTTGCCTTTTTTTATACCTTCTCTTCCAGCAAGGTTATAAATACGGGGGATGCAGGAGAGTTTGCGGTAGGAGCTATAACCTTAGGTCTTGCACACCCTTCTGGATATCCTCTGTACATGGAAGTTTTAAAGCTTTTTAGCTTTTTACCCTTAGGAAGCGTTCCCTTCAGAATGGTTTTAGCATCTGTAGTGTTTTCTTTACTGTCTCTTTATATGCTTTATAGACTTGTGCACACTTTGACGGGAAACGCTTTAGTTTCTTTGTTCCCTGTGGCTCTTTTGGGTGTCTCTTACTCCTTCTGGGGACAGTCTGTAGTTATGAAGTTCTACATGCTTAATCTTTTTATAATATCCCTGCTTTTGTATTTTGGTCTAAAAGTCATTCTTGAAGGTTATGACAGAAGGCTTAGTTTCCTTGGAAGCTTCTTGTTGGGGCTTTCTCTTGCCAATCACCACACAGCTGTTCTTGTGGTTATACCCCTTGTGTATGTTTCCATACTTTATTTTAGACCATTCCTAAAAAACCTACCCTTTAGCATCTTCTTTTTCTTGCTTGGCTTTTGGGCAAACCTGCACATGTTCATCAGGGGTAACAGGGTGTTCGTACCCAATCCAGTTTATGACCTAAATAGCTTTTGGGAAGTGTTTCTTAGAAAACCCTACCAGCAGGGGTCATCTCCGGAGGTGGCAAAGGGTCTGTTTGCAGACCCAATGGGCTACTACTACGCGCTGAAAAACCTTTTTATTATCTTTAAGACTAACTTTCCTATTTACGCTTTTCCCCTTTTCCTTTTGGGTATCTTGTGGGCTTTTAGGTTCTCAAGAAGGGTAGGCATCTACCTTAGCCTTTTCTTCCTTGCTTACTCCCTCCTGCTTGCTAAGATGACCTTCTCTTTTCCTCTCATAAAGTCTGATGGATGGTACATAGGTGCGCATCAGTACTTCCTACCTGCACTCTTTGGATTTGCTCTTTTCTGTGGTCTTGGGCTCTATTGGGTGGTGGATCTTCTTAAAAGAACGGAGCTTTTGAAAGTAGCACTTCCTGCATCTCTTTCTGTATACGCTTTGGTGGGTGTCTTTGATAGGCTTATAGACCAGAACTTTAATGACAACTATGTGGCTTATTCTATTTCCAAGAGCATCATCTCTTCCCTTCCAGTAGGAAGCCTGTACCTAACTTACGGAGATAACCATACCTTTGGCTCTTGGTACTTTAAGTACTTGGCACGCTACAGGCAGGATATCTGCTCCAACGACTACCTGTCACCAGATAGCAACACCCTCATACCCAGAGGGTGCTATCCCCAAAAGCTTTACAAAGACAGTTACCTATTTTCCAGCTTCTTTAAGGGTAATTTTGCAGAGTTTGCTTCATCTGGAAGGCTTTACAGTATAGTGTTTTTAAAACCTCCCAATCCTTTGGCTGAGTTTTTCAAAAACGAGTTTTGGGTGTTTTCCTTTGCCTTGATTCCCAAAAACCTACAAGTTCCTGAGAATGTTTGGACAAAGAGGTTATTGCGCTACGAGGAACTTGAAAACCTTAGCATGTTAGACTGCGCCAACTACATGACTGATGATAGGTTTTCTGCAACTCTTTGCAACTACTCTCTGCCTATGTTTGCTTACCTTATTTCCAGAGTGGAAGTCAGCAAACAAACTGGACTTTTGAATTATGACGTGAGATATATGGGAAACACCTTTAGAGTGTCCGTAAACAGACCGGGAGATAAGAGCCATCCCGGTGCGGAGTTTGAGATAAAGGTAGGACCAGAGAACAAGAATCTTATAGACCTTTATAACAGGGTGATGCAAAATAACAAATTGGAGAGGTTTATCTATTACCCTTACACTGCGGAGGCAAGGGGAAGCTTAAGATGA
- the fsa gene encoding fructose-6-phosphate aldolase, producing MQFFLDTGNVDEIKQALEWGILDGVTTNPTLIAKTGRSFMEVAKEIVKLVDGPVSLETVSLNAEGMIKEGRMLAELGDNVVVKIPMTPEGVKAIQVLESEGIPVNVTLIFSPAQALIAAKAGATFVSPFIGRLDDISGEGMKLIREVKTIFDNYDIDTQIIVASVRHPMHVVEAALIGADICTMPFEVMKKLFNHPLTDKGLEQFLKDWEKVPGRPF from the coding sequence ATGCAGTTCTTTTTGGATACAGGAAATGTAGACGAAATAAAGCAAGCGTTAGAGTGGGGTATCCTTGACGGCGTGACCACTAATCCCACGCTTATAGCCAAGACGGGTAGATCCTTTATGGAAGTAGCTAAAGAGATAGTTAAACTCGTAGATGGTCCTGTGAGCTTAGAAACTGTTTCCCTTAACGCGGAAGGTATGATAAAAGAGGGAAGGATGCTTGCTGAGCTTGGCGATAATGTGGTGGTAAAGATACCCATGACTCCAGAAGGTGTAAAAGCCATTCAAGTACTTGAATCTGAAGGCATACCTGTAAATGTGACTCTCATCTTCTCACCCGCTCAAGCTCTCATTGCTGCAAAGGCAGGTGCCACCTTTGTCTCCCCCTTCATAGGAAGACTGGATGATATATCTGGAGAAGGTATGAAGCTCATAAGAGAAGTCAAAACCATCTTTGATAACTACGACATAGATACACAGATCATAGTAGCAAGTGTGCGCCACCCCATGCATGTGGTGGAGGCTGCTCTCATAGGTGCTGATATATGCACCATGCCCTTTGAAGTGATGAAAAAGCTCTTCAATCATCCTCTAACTGACAAAGGATTGGAGCAGTTTCTCAAAGATTGGGAAAAGGTTCCAGGCAGGCCCTTTTAA
- a CDS encoding glycosyltransferase family 4 protein has protein sequence MKVLFLNRRCIKHPEKGGAEVYTMELAKALISVGAQVEWFASRPKGLSAEEHLEGIRFIRKGNELTTHLYGFLYALKKPKDWLIVDEFNGLGYTTFFLKNSILLIHQLYEEFWTAELGPLGYPFRLLEKLLLRLYRKKPTITVSESTAEDLRSIGFRDITIIHNGLDIEPSISEKSKSLTLAYIGRLKKTKNPEDALKAYLIVKQRVKDAKIYVIGDGPLRPYLQNKYGNVEGVVFTGYIESQEKYQLLRESHVLLVPSIREGWAQVVIQANAVGTPAIGYRVQGLKDSIKDGTTGFLVKDYQEMAQKTLLLWEDKGLYKRLSTNAVEWARNFSWEKTKAEFISYLKDRGLL, from the coding sequence ATGAAGGTGCTTTTTCTCAATAGGAGGTGCATAAAGCATCCAGAAAAGGGTGGGGCGGAGGTCTATACAATGGAGCTGGCAAAGGCGCTAATTAGCGTAGGCGCGCAGGTGGAGTGGTTTGCCTCAAGACCCAAAGGACTATCCGCAGAAGAGCATCTTGAAGGTATAAGGTTTATCAGGAAAGGCAACGAGCTTACCACACACCTTTATGGCTTTCTGTACGCTCTTAAAAAGCCTAAGGACTGGCTCATAGTGGATGAGTTCAATGGCTTGGGATACACGACCTTCTTTTTGAAAAACTCCATCCTGCTTATACACCAGCTTTATGAAGAGTTTTGGACCGCAGAGCTGGGACCTTTGGGCTATCCTTTCAGACTCTTGGAGAAACTCCTTCTGAGACTATACAGAAAAAAGCCCACTATAACCGTGTCTGAATCCACTGCAGAAGACCTCAGAAGCATAGGCTTTAGGGACATCACCATCATACACAACGGTCTTGATATAGAACCCAGTATTTCAGAAAAAAGTAAAAGTTTGACTTTGGCTTACATAGGAAGGCTCAAAAAAACCAAAAATCCAGAAGACGCTCTAAAAGCTTACCTGATAGTCAAGCAAAGGGTAAAGGATGCGAAGATTTATGTCATAGGCGATGGTCCCCTTAGACCCTATCTGCAGAACAAATACGGAAATGTAGAGGGTGTGGTATTTACAGGGTACATAGAAAGTCAAGAAAAGTACCAACTTCTAAGGGAGTCTCATGTGCTTTTGGTTCCAAGCATAAGGGAAGGGTGGGCTCAGGTGGTGATCCAAGCCAATGCAGTGGGCACACCAGCCATAGGCTACAGGGTCCAAGGCTTAAAAGACAGCATAAAAGATGGCACAACAGGGTTTTTGGTAAAGGATTACCAAGAGATGGCACAAAAAACCCTCTTGCTTTGGGAAGATAAGGGGCTCTACAAGAGACTCTCCACAAACGCTGTGGAGTGGGCAAGGAACTTCTCTTGGGAGAAGACAAAAGCAGAGTTTATAAGCTATCTCAAAGACAGAGGACTGTTATGA
- a CDS encoding prepilin-type N-terminal cleavage/methylation domain-containing protein, producing MRQLYQATSRSARMNSSRGFTLIELLIVIAIIAILASLAIPQYLKYQRKAKVSSYAEPIARGCMLDMVAWCTENASGAPPTTQLANCSTTTITTGGGQVTLSVTPGTCNPDGTLSNSSATATLDTATDYTAVCTYDKQSVKCTIQG from the coding sequence ATGAGACAGCTCTATCAAGCCACGAGCAGGTCCGCGAGGATGAACAGCTCAAGGGGTTTCACCCTCATTGAGCTACTCATCGTCATAGCCATCATAGCCATACTGGCATCCTTGGCAATACCGCAGTACCTAAAGTACCAAAGGAAAGCCAAAGTAAGCTCCTACGCAGAACCCATAGCCAGAGGTTGTATGTTAGACATGGTAGCGTGGTGTACAGAAAACGCAAGCGGTGCACCTCCAACAACTCAGCTGGCTAACTGTTCTACAACGACCATAACAACTGGTGGTGGACAAGTAACGCTGTCAGTTACTCCCGGTACCTGCAATCCCGACGGTACTTTATCTAACAGCAGTGCGACTGCTACACTTGATACCGCTACTGACTACACTGCGGTTTGCACTTACGACAAACAAAGCGTCAAGTGCACCATACAGGGTTAA
- the thiS gene encoding sulfur carrier protein ThiS, with protein sequence MVLYINGEPREVERELNLNELLNYLGIAFREVGLAISVNGEVIPKSKYTDVRLKEGDSVEIIHLVGGG encoded by the coding sequence ATGGTTCTTTACATAAACGGTGAGCCAAGAGAAGTAGAGAGAGAGCTTAACTTGAATGAACTTCTGAACTACTTGGGTATAGCCTTTAGAGAGGTAGGGCTTGCCATCTCTGTTAACGGAGAGGTAATTCCTAAGAGTAAATACACGGATGTAAGGTTAAAAGAAGGCGATAGTGTTGAGATCATACACTTGGTAGGTGGCGGTTGA
- a CDS encoding pilin: protein MKKGFTLVELLIVIALLVILASMAIPSYLMYRDKSKVANFALSIASACAKDAMANCVSKFVEAPTPYSLNGLPNCSNVNTAMGNVEVLLDGSYTCTPNGIASGTVRGMLAGINNYTAVCEFSENNLRCSVR, encoded by the coding sequence ATGAAAAAAGGCTTTACTCTTGTAGAGCTTCTGATAGTTATAGCTCTTTTGGTTATACTGGCTTCTATGGCTATTCCTTCTTATCTTATGTATCGCGACAAATCTAAGGTGGCTAACTTTGCCCTTTCTATAGCTTCAGCATGTGCCAAAGATGCCATGGCGAATTGCGTCTCTAAGTTTGTAGAAGCTCCTACACCTTACAGCCTCAATGGTCTTCCTAATTGCTCCAATGTCAATACCGCTATGGGAAATGTTGAGGTTTTGCTTGATGGAAGCTATACATGCACGCCAAACGGTATAGCAAGTGGTACTGTAAGAGGTATGCTTGCAGGAATAAACAACTATACAGCGGTGTGCGAGTTTTCGGAAAACAACCTGAGGTGTAGCGTCAGGTGA
- the rseP gene encoding RIP metalloprotease RseP: protein METLLAFLILIGVLVWFHEFGHFLFAKLFGVKVEVFSIGFGPVVLSKKWGETEYRVSAIPLGGFVKLYGEEENSDDPRAFSSKKNYQKILIASGGPLFNFILAVLLFALIFSVGKPTPSYVLEKPLVGHVVENSPAQKLGLKEGDLLLEINGKKVNTWKDFENVVLESVLKKNWNIVVLRNGQVLQLSGSVELSKAHSFGVEPYIKPVIGKVLPKSPAEQVGIKEGDEILEINGKKVKSWYDAVALIRSTKGEIIKLKIKRDGQVLEKHVIPMVDKRTGTPLLGVSPRIELISVKEPLGEAVLEAFKKTQDLTVLSIKALWGLITGGLSLKTLGGPIAIAQLAGESAQQGLIAFLGMMAFISVQLAVFNLIPLPVLDGGLILLFLIESIRRRPLSQKFKENWQKVGFAIIIALSAFVILNDIVRLITGSGV from the coding sequence ATGGAGACACTTTTAGCTTTTTTGATACTCATAGGTGTGCTTGTGTGGTTTCATGAGTTTGGACACTTTCTTTTTGCCAAACTTTTCGGTGTAAAGGTAGAGGTTTTTTCTATAGGTTTTGGTCCAGTGGTTTTAAGTAAGAAGTGGGGAGAGACTGAGTATAGGGTATCTGCCATACCTTTGGGTGGGTTTGTCAAGCTCTACGGCGAAGAAGAAAACTCAGATGACCCAAGAGCTTTTTCTTCAAAGAAGAATTATCAAAAGATACTTATAGCCAGTGGAGGACCTCTTTTTAATTTTATATTGGCGGTTCTTTTGTTTGCTCTCATCTTTTCTGTAGGAAAACCTACACCTTCCTATGTACTTGAAAAACCTCTTGTAGGACATGTGGTGGAAAACAGCCCAGCACAAAAGCTTGGACTAAAAGAAGGAGATCTTTTATTAGAGATAAACGGTAAGAAGGTAAACACATGGAAGGACTTTGAAAATGTTGTGCTTGAGAGTGTATTGAAAAAGAACTGGAACATAGTGGTACTCAGAAACGGTCAGGTACTGCAACTTTCTGGAAGTGTGGAGCTTTCTAAGGCTCACTCTTTTGGTGTTGAGCCTTACATTAAACCTGTCATAGGCAAGGTTCTTCCAAAAAGCCCAGCGGAGCAAGTAGGTATAAAAGAAGGAGATGAAATATTAGAAATAAACGGCAAAAAGGTTAAAAGTTGGTACGATGCGGTAGCCCTCATAAGAAGTACAAAGGGGGAGATTATAAAGCTTAAGATCAAAAGGGACGGACAGGTTCTTGAGAAGCATGTGATACCTATGGTTGATAAAAGGACGGGCACTCCTCTTTTGGGTGTATCACCGCGCATAGAACTCATAAGCGTAAAAGAGCCATTAGGTGAAGCTGTCTTGGAAGCTTTTAAGAAAACACAGGATTTAACAGTCTTGTCCATTAAAGCTCTTTGGGGTTTAATTACCGGTGGTCTTTCCCTAAAAACGCTTGGTGGTCCTATAGCTATTGCTCAGTTGGCTGGAGAATCTGCCCAGCAGGGGCTCATAGCTTTTCTTGGTATGATGGCTTTTATATCCGTTCAGCTTGCAGTTTTCAATCTCATTCCTCTTCCTGTACTTGACGGTGGCTTAATACTCCTCTTTCTTATAGAATCTATTAGGAGAAGACCTCTTTCGCAGAAGTTCAAAGAAAACTGGCAAAAAGTAGGCTTTGCCATCATTATAGCTCTTTCAGCTTTTGTTATACTCAACGATATAGTGAGACTTATAACCGGTAGTGGTGTTTAA
- a CDS encoding class I SAM-dependent methyltransferase yields MQKHKGYQEYLGSIREIGLRPFVRKLFEKYAITEKLYYRLTNISVKKLSSIPNIKTASKILDVGCGTGEALYFIRKFLNPSAELFGVDLEKNSLLPDYVSFSACDIEEQNLPFEEESFDVVISTFVLEHLRNPQKLFLESLRVLKKNGYFYCATDYYTSLFCQGSYNFYSDPTHIRPWTKKSLKILAKMCGFEVHQVKVLRWWEYLPLLPIYPLLQLLTPKANDFSFIPYEIFGRFVYIIAKKP; encoded by the coding sequence TTGCAAAAACATAAAGGTTATCAGGAGTATCTTGGAAGCATTAGAGAGATAGGACTAAGACCCTTTGTTAGGAAGCTTTTTGAAAAGTACGCCATCACAGAAAAGCTCTACTACAGGCTTACCAACATATCCGTGAAGAAGTTAAGCAGTATACCCAACATAAAGACCGCTTCTAAGATCCTTGATGTAGGCTGTGGAACGGGAGAGGCACTATACTTTATAAGGAAGTTCCTCAACCCTTCTGCAGAGCTCTTTGGAGTAGACCTTGAGAAAAACTCTTTACTGCCAGATTATGTTAGCTTTTCTGCATGCGACATAGAGGAGCAGAATCTTCCCTTTGAGGAAGAAAGCTTTGATGTGGTCATTTCTACCTTTGTGCTGGAACACCTAAGAAATCCTCAAAAGCTCTTCTTGGAAAGCCTCAGGGTCCTGAAAAAAAACGGATACTTCTACTGTGCTACTGACTATTACACTTCCCTTTTCTGCCAAGGAAGCTATAACTTCTACTCAGACCCAACTCACATAAGACCTTGGACCAAAAAGAGTCTAAAGATCCTTGCCAAGATGTGCGGTTTTGAGGTCCATCAAGTGAAGGTTTTAAGATGGTGGGAATACCTGCCTCTTCTACCCATCTATCCTCTGCTTCAGCTTCTTACACCCAAAGCCAACGATTTTTCCTTTATACCCTACGAAATATTTGGAAGATTCGTTTATATAATAGCGAAAAAACCATGA